One stretch of Chitinophaga pendula DNA includes these proteins:
- a CDS encoding glycoside hydrolase family 9 protein produces MRTCYCLLLLAVLYTFPLQAQSPPIDAWIRINQLGYTPQGIKVAVLGTKSALQVRRFSLHDAATGRKVWQGSPTSDFGAYGPFTHTWRLPFTSYIQPGRYYLEAAGVRSPAFRIDAGVYKGTADYCLQYMRQQRCGYNPFLRDSCHMQDGCSIYGPLPDGTRIDATGGWHDATDYLQYVTTSANTTFLLLSAYRDFRSVFTDRFAANGLPGANGTADMLDEARWGLEWLLKMNPADTLMYNQIADDRDHSGLRLPNEDTVSYGYGHARPVYFALPAPQGLKQHKNRSTGLASTAGKFASAFALGSLLYQTQDTGLSARLAAKAKAAYRRGLAYPGVCQTAPCRAPYFYEEDNWKDDMELAAAALHAVSSNNVYATAAIQFAREEPLTPWMGADTARHYQWYPFHNIGHYELALQQLHKQELMGYYRQAIKKVWDKARHNAFYRGIPFIWCSNNLTTAFAIQCNRYRSLTGDTGFNELEQACIDWLLGCNPWGTTMVVDLPHNGDTPADPHSALSALRQYSIAGGLVDGPVYGSIYRNLLGIKLLQPDEYAGFQSPLAVYHDDFGDYSTNEPTLDGTASLIYLLAALESEQTVETDRTTVDHGAIVRGDTCRKKLALVFTADEQTDGAGYIRNTLRRLKVKASFFFTGRTYRQSAFASHVRHLLSDGHYLGPHSDQHLLYCDWQQRDSLLITRQQFDTDLRACQDVMHRLGIPPPGYFLPPYEWHNDTIAAWTRASGLQLVNQTARIGSAADYTWPEMGARYKSCDTIMERIQRYERSSAAGLNGAILLLHLGTDPRRSDKCYHKLEYLIGYLRQAGYELVTIPQLLNGRESTD; encoded by the coding sequence ATGCGAACATGCTATTGCCTGCTCCTGCTAGCAGTGTTGTATACATTTCCGTTGCAGGCACAGTCGCCACCCATCGATGCCTGGATCAGGATCAACCAGCTCGGCTACACACCACAGGGGATAAAGGTGGCCGTCTTGGGCACAAAAAGCGCTTTACAGGTCCGGCGGTTCTCCCTGCATGACGCCGCCACCGGCCGGAAAGTCTGGCAAGGCTCACCTACCAGCGATTTCGGCGCTTACGGCCCGTTTACGCATACCTGGCGTTTGCCTTTCACCAGCTACATACAGCCGGGCCGTTATTACCTGGAAGCAGCTGGTGTCCGTTCACCGGCTTTTCGTATAGATGCCGGTGTATACAAAGGAACGGCCGATTACTGCCTGCAATATATGCGGCAGCAACGCTGCGGATACAACCCCTTTCTGCGCGATTCCTGTCATATGCAGGATGGGTGCTCCATCTACGGCCCCTTGCCGGATGGCACCCGGATAGACGCCACCGGTGGCTGGCACGATGCGACGGACTATCTTCAGTATGTTACCACCTCCGCCAATACAACTTTCCTCCTGCTGTCTGCCTACCGCGACTTCCGCTCTGTATTTACAGACCGTTTTGCAGCCAATGGACTGCCTGGTGCTAATGGTACCGCTGATATGCTGGACGAAGCCCGCTGGGGGCTGGAATGGTTGCTGAAAATGAATCCGGCAGACACTCTGATGTACAACCAGATCGCCGATGACCGTGATCATAGCGGCCTGCGCCTGCCCAATGAAGATACTGTCAGTTATGGCTACGGGCACGCCCGCCCGGTGTATTTTGCCTTGCCTGCACCGCAAGGACTAAAGCAACATAAGAACAGGTCTACCGGCCTCGCATCTACGGCAGGCAAATTCGCCAGCGCTTTTGCCCTGGGTAGCCTCCTGTATCAAACACAAGACACGGGCTTGTCAGCACGACTGGCCGCTAAAGCCAAAGCCGCCTATCGGCGAGGGCTTGCTTACCCGGGTGTATGCCAGACCGCCCCCTGCCGCGCCCCTTATTTCTATGAAGAAGATAACTGGAAAGACGATATGGAATTGGCTGCCGCCGCATTGCATGCTGTCAGCAGTAACAACGTATATGCCACTGCTGCCATACAATTTGCACGGGAAGAACCGCTTACCCCCTGGATGGGCGCCGATACCGCGCGTCACTATCAGTGGTATCCTTTTCACAATATCGGGCACTATGAGCTGGCCTTGCAGCAATTGCATAAGCAGGAACTAATGGGGTACTATCGCCAGGCTATAAAGAAAGTATGGGATAAAGCCCGACATAATGCATTCTACCGCGGTATCCCCTTTATCTGGTGCTCTAATAACCTCACCACCGCTTTTGCTATCCAGTGCAACCGCTATCGTTCTCTCACCGGTGATACTGGCTTTAACGAGCTGGAACAGGCTTGTATCGACTGGCTGCTCGGCTGCAATCCCTGGGGTACCACCATGGTGGTAGACCTCCCACACAATGGAGATACGCCGGCCGATCCGCATAGTGCCCTAAGCGCCTTACGCCAATACAGCATCGCCGGTGGCCTGGTCGATGGGCCGGTGTATGGTAGCATCTATCGTAACCTGTTAGGGATCAAATTGCTGCAGCCAGATGAATATGCCGGCTTTCAGTCCCCCCTGGCGGTATATCACGATGACTTTGGAGACTATTCCACCAACGAACCTACGCTGGATGGCACCGCCAGCCTGATATACCTGCTGGCCGCACTGGAGAGCGAACAAACCGTTGAGACAGACCGGACAACAGTGGACCATGGTGCCATCGTTCGCGGGGATACCTGCCGGAAAAAGCTCGCCCTGGTCTTCACGGCAGATGAACAAACAGATGGCGCTGGCTACATCCGTAACACCTTGCGCCGCCTGAAAGTGAAAGCCTCCTTCTTTTTTACCGGCAGAACATACCGGCAATCAGCCTTCGCCTCCCATGTACGCCACCTGCTCAGCGATGGACACTACCTCGGGCCGCACTCCGATCAGCACCTGCTGTATTGCGACTGGCAACAACGGGATAGCCTGCTCATCACCCGACAACAATTCGATACCGACCTCCGGGCTTGCCAGGATGTCATGCACAGGTTGGGTATCCCTCCGCCAGGATATTTTCTACCTCCTTACGAATGGCATAACGACACAATCGCCGCCTGGACCCGCGCCAGTGGCTTACAGTTGGTAAATCAAACCGCCCGTATAGGCAGTGCAGCCGACTATACCTGGCCCGAAATGGGAGCTCGGTACAAAAGTTGTGATACAATAATGGAGCGCATTCAACGATACGAAAGGTCATCTGCCGCCGGCCTGAATGGCGCCATCCTGTTACTGCATCTTGGAACAGATCCGCGTCGCTCAGACAAGTGTTATCACAAACTGGAATACCTGATTGGATACCTCCGGCAGGCAGGCTATGAACTAGTTACAATACCACAATTACTGAACGGCAGGGAAAGCACGGATTAA
- a CDS encoding cystathionine gamma-synthase translates to MKLGTKLIHAGVAPDPSTGAIMTPIFQTSTYVQRAPGQHKGYEYARTQNPTRDALQNALAAIENGTAGISFGSGLAATDAVMKLLLPGDEVIASNDLYGGTYRIFTKVFERYGIKFKFIGMRDVQSITQHITPQTKLIWVETPTNPLMNIIDIAGCAQIAKKHNILLCVDNTFASPYLQNPLDLGADIVVHSATKYLGGHSDVVHGAVIVKDDSLAQQLYFIQNSCGAVPGPQDCFLVLRGLKTLHVRMQRHSENGAVIARFLRDHPKVDSVYWCGFEDHANHDIAKSQMRDFGGMMSFTLKDDSLEAANKVLSGTHLFSLAESLGGVESLIGHPASMTHASIPREERLANGLADSLIRLSVGIEDAGDLIADLQQAIG, encoded by the coding sequence ATGAAGCTAGGTACTAAACTCATACACGCAGGTGTAGCACCCGACCCCTCGACTGGCGCGATCATGACGCCAATATTCCAGACATCTACCTATGTGCAGCGTGCACCAGGTCAACATAAGGGATATGAATATGCCCGTACACAAAACCCTACCCGCGATGCTTTACAGAATGCGCTGGCAGCCATTGAGAATGGTACGGCAGGTATTAGTTTCGGCAGCGGACTGGCAGCAACAGATGCTGTTATGAAGCTGTTGTTGCCCGGTGATGAGGTGATTGCTAGCAATGATCTTTACGGTGGTACCTATCGCATCTTTACCAAGGTATTTGAGCGTTATGGTATCAAATTTAAATTTATAGGGATGCGGGATGTACAGAGCATCACGCAGCATATTACGCCTCAAACGAAGCTGATCTGGGTGGAAACACCGACCAACCCCTTGATGAACATTATTGACATTGCGGGCTGTGCACAGATTGCGAAAAAGCATAATATCCTTTTGTGTGTGGACAATACGTTTGCATCTCCGTACTTACAGAATCCGTTGGATTTGGGTGCGGACATTGTGGTACACTCTGCCACCAAGTACCTGGGAGGACATAGTGATGTCGTACACGGGGCGGTGATTGTGAAAGACGACTCGCTGGCGCAGCAGTTGTATTTCATCCAGAACAGCTGTGGTGCGGTTCCTGGACCGCAGGATTGTTTCCTGGTATTGCGCGGATTGAAGACGTTGCACGTGCGTATGCAGCGGCATTCTGAAAACGGCGCGGTAATTGCGCGGTTTCTGAGAGACCATCCAAAGGTGGACAGCGTGTATTGGTGTGGTTTTGAAGATCATGCGAATCATGATATTGCAAAAAGCCAGATGCGTGACTTCGGCGGTATGATGTCGTTTACGCTGAAAGATGATAGCCTGGAGGCGGCTAACAAAGTATTAAGCGGGACACATTTGTTCTCTTTAGCAGAATCATTGGGAGGGGTAGAGTCGCTGATTGGTCATCCGGCCAGTATGACGCATGCTTCCATTCCCCGTGAGGAGCGACTGGCCAATGGATTGGCGGATTCGTTGATACGTTTGAGTGTAGGGATAGAGGACGCTGGAGATCTAATAGCGGATCTGCAGCAGGCAATCGGATAG
- a CDS encoding DUF6263 family protein, with amino-acid sequence MKKIFGWIAVATMIALPASAQQFVELEYHFKQGEVFELKQESRSETYMTVNEIVQRTTRDYNNTIEITVADEKPGTTLLSFRYKELKFNFNAKNQNIFVDAKIANDKEPFQAGLKSILDQPFTVEIQHTGIINKIEGLDQLLERAATTAFATLKKEEQDAYKKLMSDQFGTNAFRSWLEQLLVIYPMHGIKMGTQWEESVPLRTGLVGRIDLYWNLQTSDSQTAKVGGTGKIMTDKVEQFTMEDGIVATAEISGDLQSNYLITRSSGLPGICVQNTEMSGNYTYKANKAKKIKKDIKVPVKIISNASYKIKQMK; translated from the coding sequence ATGAAAAAAATCTTTGGATGGATAGCGGTGGCCACGATGATCGCCTTACCTGCCAGTGCCCAGCAGTTTGTAGAGCTGGAATATCATTTTAAGCAGGGAGAGGTGTTTGAGCTGAAACAGGAAAGTCGCAGTGAGACCTATATGACAGTAAATGAGATCGTACAGCGCACTACCAGGGATTATAATAACACGATAGAGATCACCGTAGCCGATGAAAAGCCGGGTACTACATTGCTTAGCTTCCGATACAAGGAGCTTAAGTTCAACTTTAACGCCAAGAACCAGAACATCTTCGTCGACGCTAAAATAGCCAATGACAAGGAGCCTTTTCAGGCTGGCCTGAAGAGCATACTGGATCAGCCGTTTACGGTAGAGATACAACATACGGGTATTATCAATAAGATAGAAGGCCTGGACCAGTTGCTGGAGCGGGCGGCTACTACTGCCTTTGCGACCTTGAAGAAAGAGGAGCAGGATGCGTATAAGAAGCTGATGTCGGATCAATTCGGTACCAATGCGTTCCGTTCCTGGCTGGAGCAGCTGCTGGTCATCTACCCTATGCACGGCATTAAAATGGGTACTCAGTGGGAGGAGAGCGTGCCATTGCGTACGGGGTTGGTAGGCCGGATAGACCTGTACTGGAACCTGCAGACGTCGGACAGTCAGACCGCGAAAGTAGGAGGTACCGGTAAGATCATGACGGACAAGGTAGAGCAATTCACGATGGAAGACGGCATCGTTGCCACTGCGGAGATCTCCGGGGACCTGCAGAGTAACTACCTGATCACGAGGAGCAGCGGGCTACCCGGCATCTGTGTACAGAATACGGAGATGAGTGGCAATTACACCTATAAAGCTAACAAAGCTAAAAAGATCAAAAAAGACATCAAGGTGCCTGTAAAGATCATTTCCAACGCTTCTTACAAGATCAAACAAATGAAATAA
- a CDS encoding TIGR02757 family protein, whose product MKFQQLKAFLDAKAAYYDDPAFVDNDPICIPHRFSLLQDIEIAGLFAAILAWGNRTTIIKKCTELLQLMDNSPYEYIRHHQPRERMKLMHFSHRTFNGIDLLYFVEFLQHYYTNVTSLEFAFSGHITKADQTVEKALLGFHKIFFAMEHPERTRKHISTPAKNSACKRLNMYLRWMVREDENGVDFGLWKHILPSQLICPVDVHVSRVATRLGLINEAKADWRTALALTAQLRTMDPADPAKYDFALFGLGVIEKYV is encoded by the coding sequence ATGAAATTCCAACAGCTTAAAGCATTCCTGGACGCCAAGGCTGCGTACTATGATGATCCTGCTTTTGTCGACAACGATCCGATATGTATACCACACCGGTTTTCTCTATTACAGGATATCGAGATCGCCGGGTTATTTGCTGCTATACTTGCCTGGGGTAATCGAACGACCATTATCAAAAAATGTACGGAGCTGTTACAATTGATGGATAACAGCCCATATGAGTATATCCGTCATCATCAGCCGCGGGAGCGGATGAAGCTGATGCATTTTTCTCACCGTACTTTTAATGGGATAGACCTATTGTATTTTGTAGAGTTCTTACAGCATTATTATACCAATGTAACATCATTGGAGTTCGCGTTCAGCGGGCACATCACCAAGGCTGACCAGACGGTGGAGAAGGCATTGCTGGGGTTTCACAAGATCTTTTTTGCCATGGAGCACCCGGAGCGTACGCGTAAACATATTTCGACGCCTGCTAAAAATTCGGCTTGCAAGCGGCTGAACATGTACTTACGATGGATGGTGAGGGAAGATGAAAATGGCGTGGATTTTGGGCTATGGAAGCACATTTTGCCTTCACAGCTGATATGTCCGGTAGATGTGCATGTATCGAGGGTAGCTACCCGGCTGGGGCTTATCAACGAAGCGAAGGCAGATTGGCGGACTGCGTTGGCGCTTACGGCGCAATTGCGAACCATGGATCCTGCAGACCCGGCCAAGTATGACTTTGCCTTGTTCGGGTTAGGGGTGATAGAAAAATATGTTTGA
- a CDS encoding sterol desaturase family protein, which yields MKFDKIKNKGQARLFESQYLEMLTKTHPLVIWGMYIPIIGYMLYYSHDTLGFDISTVAMVFFGAMLFWSFFEYIMHRFMFHFASDSPRVQRFIYVMHGNHHEYPRDKQRLFMPPVPSLILASVIFAAQYLFLRKVTFMFFPGFILGYLIYGSMHYAIHAWNPPFKFMKALWRNHHLHHYKSEDKGFGVSSAVWDRVFGTFFDLEKEKEDKEKVKELMFEKAAR from the coding sequence ATGAAGTTCGATAAGATTAAGAATAAAGGACAGGCGAGGTTGTTTGAAAGTCAGTACCTGGAAATGCTCACGAAGACCCACCCGCTTGTAATATGGGGCATGTATATACCAATTATCGGTTATATGCTCTACTACAGCCACGATACATTAGGCTTTGATATCAGCACCGTAGCAATGGTATTCTTTGGCGCCATGTTGTTCTGGTCTTTCTTTGAATACATTATGCACCGTTTCATGTTTCACTTCGCCAGTGATAGCCCCAGGGTGCAACGTTTCATTTATGTCATGCATGGTAACCACCACGAATATCCAAGGGATAAACAACGGCTCTTCATGCCGCCAGTTCCCAGCCTGATACTCGCCTCCGTTATCTTCGCAGCGCAATACCTGTTCCTGCGTAAAGTGACCTTTATGTTTTTCCCCGGCTTCATCCTGGGATATCTCATATATGGTAGCATGCACTATGCCATCCACGCCTGGAACCCTCCCTTCAAATTTATGAAAGCCCTCTGGCGCAATCACCATCTCCATCACTATAAAAGTGAGGACAAAGGCTTTGGAGTAAGTTCCGCCGTCTGGGATAGAGTGTTTGGCACCTTCTTCGATCTGGAAAAGGAAAAAGAAGATAAAGAGAAGGTCAAAGAACTGATGTTCGAAAAAGCCGCCAGGTAA
- a CDS encoding acyl carrier protein phosphodiesterase, whose product MNYLAHAYLSFNEPELTAGNMIADFVKGRRLLDYSPGIQRGIRLHREIDQFTDHHAATAEAKSFFRPSCGLYSGIFTDVVYDHFLANDPNYFPAGELLPFTLGIFRTLRKQEALLPDRFLQMLHYMETQNWMYDYRLKSGIEQSFTGMVRRTKYMPVPASVPYAVFETHYDALRACYAIFFPALLAHVRAFMAEAD is encoded by the coding sequence ATGAATTACCTGGCCCACGCTTACTTATCGTTTAATGAACCGGAATTAACGGCTGGGAATATGATCGCGGATTTTGTGAAGGGGAGGCGCCTGCTGGATTATTCACCCGGCATACAGCGGGGTATCAGATTACATCGTGAGATCGATCAGTTTACGGATCATCATGCGGCTACGGCGGAGGCCAAATCCTTTTTCCGTCCATCCTGTGGATTGTACAGTGGTATATTTACGGATGTGGTGTATGATCATTTTCTGGCGAACGACCCAAACTATTTCCCTGCCGGGGAGTTGTTACCTTTTACTTTAGGGATATTCCGCACATTAAGAAAACAGGAGGCATTGCTGCCGGATCGTTTTTTACAGATGTTACATTATATGGAGACCCAGAACTGGATGTATGACTACCGGTTAAAGAGCGGTATAGAGCAATCTTTCACCGGTATGGTGAGGCGGACGAAGTATATGCCGGTGCCGGCATCGGTACCTTATGCTGTCTTTGAGACACATTATGATGCGTTAAGAGCATGTTACGCTATCTTCTTTCCCGCTTTGCTGGCGCATGTACGTGCGTTTATGGCGGAGGCGGACTGA
- a CDS encoding DUF2911 domain-containing protein: protein MKPVLIFALVIAFLGAGNVAAIAQDKKLPPLDASPMDMCYYPPMYPYVVKVKGEPGTLVARVVYSRPQKKGRAIFGELEEYGKIWRLGANEATEIEFFRPVTIAGKSIPKGRYTLYAIPTESKWTVILNRDTDIWGAYKYDQSKDILRTDLPVNTQDTALEAFTMAFEKAEAGANLIMAWDKVNVSLPIKWTDAKPIAAGKKK, encoded by the coding sequence ATGAAGCCAGTATTAATTTTCGCGTTAGTGATCGCGTTTCTGGGAGCGGGTAATGTAGCGGCCATTGCCCAGGATAAAAAGCTACCGCCACTGGATGCGAGTCCGATGGATATGTGTTATTACCCGCCGATGTATCCGTATGTAGTAAAAGTGAAGGGAGAGCCGGGTACGCTGGTAGCACGTGTGGTATATAGTCGTCCGCAGAAGAAGGGCAGAGCGATCTTTGGTGAGCTGGAGGAATACGGTAAGATCTGGCGCCTGGGTGCTAACGAGGCTACGGAGATCGAGTTTTTCAGACCGGTGACTATCGCAGGTAAGAGCATACCGAAGGGAAGATATACGCTGTATGCAATCCCTACGGAGTCAAAATGGACGGTCATCCTGAACCGTGATACGGATATCTGGGGTGCTTACAAGTACGATCAGAGCAAGGATATCCTGCGTACCGACCTGCCTGTGAATACGCAGGATACGGCGCTGGAAGCATTTACCATGGCTTTTGAGAAAGCAGAGGCGGGCGCCAACCTGATCATGGCCTGGGACAAGGTAAATGTGAGCTTGCCGATCAAGTGGACGGATGCCAAACCTATTGCTGCCGGCAAAAAGAAATAG
- a CDS encoding deoxyhypusine synthase family protein — protein MNKGPISQFIQHHYRHFNAAALVDAAKGYETHLLEGGKMMVTLAGAMSTAELGISFAEMIRQGKVDIISCTGANLEEDIMNLVAHTHYKRVPNYRDLSPQDEWDLLEKGFNRVTDTCIPEEEAFRRIQTHIFKLWKDAEENGERYFPHEFMYKLLLSGVMKEHYEIDPKNSWMLAAAEKNIPIVVPGWEDSTMGNIFASYCIKGELKASTMKSGIEYMVWLSDWYRNNSAGKGVGFFQIGGGIAGDFPICVVPMMYQDLEWHDVPFWSYFCQISDSTTSYGSYSGAVPNEKITWGKLDINTPKFIVESDATIVAPLIFAYLLGW, from the coding sequence ATGAATAAAGGGCCTATCTCTCAATTTATCCAGCACCACTACCGGCATTTCAACGCTGCCGCACTGGTAGATGCTGCTAAAGGCTATGAGACTCATCTGCTCGAAGGTGGTAAGATGATGGTTACACTCGCAGGTGCTATGAGTACTGCCGAATTAGGTATCTCCTTCGCCGAAATGATCCGCCAGGGTAAAGTAGACATCATCTCCTGTACCGGCGCCAACCTCGAAGAAGATATCATGAACCTGGTAGCACACACTCACTACAAAAGAGTTCCTAACTACCGCGATCTTAGCCCCCAGGACGAATGGGACCTGCTCGAAAAAGGCTTCAACCGCGTTACAGATACCTGTATCCCCGAAGAAGAAGCTTTCCGCCGCATACAAACACATATATTCAAACTATGGAAAGATGCGGAAGAAAACGGAGAGCGCTACTTCCCCCACGAATTCATGTACAAACTCCTGCTCAGCGGTGTCATGAAAGAACACTATGAGATCGATCCGAAAAATAGCTGGATGCTCGCCGCCGCAGAAAAAAATATTCCTATCGTCGTTCCAGGTTGGGAAGACAGCACCATGGGCAACATCTTCGCCTCCTACTGCATTAAAGGTGAACTCAAAGCCAGTACCATGAAAAGCGGTATCGAATACATGGTATGGCTCTCCGACTGGTATCGCAACAACTCCGCCGGTAAAGGCGTTGGCTTCTTCCAGATCGGTGGCGGTATCGCAGGCGACTTCCCCATCTGCGTAGTACCCATGATGTACCAGGATCTCGAATGGCATGACGTACCCTTCTGGAGCTATTTCTGCCAGATATCCGACTCCACCACCTCCTATGGCTCCTACTCCGGCGCCGTTCCTAACGAAAAAATCACCTGGGGTAAACTCGATATCAACACACCTAAATTCATCGTTGAATCAGATGCCACTATCGTTGCACCGCTGATCTTCGCCTACCTCCTCGGTTGGTAA